A genomic window from Periophthalmus magnuspinnatus isolate fPerMag1 chromosome 16, fPerMag1.2.pri, whole genome shotgun sequence includes:
- the LOC117383883 gene encoding sulfotransferase 2B1-like, with translation MTSVPYLKYRGILLPPEAHTKKSLEFAENFTVEDTDVFTVTFPKSGTIWMQEVVPLILNGGDLTPIQTIPNWDRSPWLEETRLSIVVDKLKSPRALTSHFLYELMPASFHQSKAKVIYVMRNPKDIAVSFYYFHHSASFLEDPGTFEEFLDKFLEGKLVFGKWTDHIKSWKNAKLRDRIIYITYEEMKEDLPAVVRSLSSFLGKNLSDEVIHKIAHHCSFDVMKNNPMSNFSLVPKIYIDHEKSPFFRKGVTGDWKNHFTSEQLRRFCSTIKKEMEGESFTLPWSLD, from the exons ATGACTTCTGTGCCATATCTCAAGTATCGAGGTATTCTTTTGCCTCCAGAGGCTCACACCAAAAAGAGCTTGGAGTTTGCTGAAAACTTCACAGTGGAGGACACGGATGTATTTACTGTGACATTTCCCAAATCAG GTACAATTTGGATGCAGGAGGTCGTTCCTCTGATCCTGAATGGTGGAGATCTAACTCCAATCCAGACTATCCCGAACTGGGACAGGTCCCCATGGTTGGAGGAGACGAGGTTATCTATCGTAGTGGACAAGCTGAAATCTCCCCGTGCGCTGACTTCACATTTCCTCTATGAGCTCATGCCTGCCTCCTTCCATCAGTCTAAGGCAAAG GTAATCTATGTGATGAGGAACCCTAAAGACATTGCTGTTTCATTCTATTACTTCCATCATTCAGCGTCATTTCTGGAAGATCCGGGAACATTTGAAGAGTTTCTGGACAAATTTCTTGAAGGAAAAT TGGTGTTTGGAAAATGGACAGATCATATAAAAAGCTGGAAAAACGCCAAGCTGAGAGATCGTATCATATACATCACATATGAAGAAATGAAGGAG GACCTGCCTGCTGTTGTGAGGAGCCTATCCAGTTTCTTGGGGAAGAATCTGAGCGATGAAGTGATCCATAAGATAGCACACCACTGCAGCTTCGATGTCATGAAAAACAATCCCATGTCCAACTTCAGTCTGGTACCAAAGATTTACATCGACCATGAGAAATCCCCATTTTTCAGAAAAG GTGTCACTGGAGATTGGAAAAACCACTTTACTTCTGAGCAGCTGAGACGTTTCTGCTCCACTATCAAGAAAGAAATGGAAGGAGAGAGCTTCACTTTGCCCTGGAGCCTGGATTAA